CGGGCGCATATGCGCAATCTTGCCACCGTTGACGGCAATCTCGTGGCCGCCGGCGCTGTCGCGTCTGCGACTGGCGATGCTGAGCCTTGCGACCGAGCCGATCGAGGGCAGTGCCTCGCCGCGGAAGCCGAGCGTGCGGATATCCTCAAGCGTCTCCGATAACTTCGAGGTGCAGTGGCGCCTGACCGCCAGTTCCAGGTCGGCCGCGTCCATGCCCGAGCCGTTGTCGCTGACGCGCAGCAGCGCCTTGCCGCCGCCTGATGTGGCGATCTCGATGCGCGTCGCGCCCGCATCGATCGCGTTTTCGATCAGTTCCTTGGCAGCGCTCGCCGGCCGTTCGATGACTTCGCCGGCGGCGATCTGGTTGATGAGCGTTTCGGAAAGCTGTCTGATGGCCATGGGCTATTTTCGAGGATTCGTGGGCCGGAGGGAAGGGGTTTCGATGGGCTTTCCCAAAGCGTGATCCGGGGGCTCCCTCAAACTTGGGAGGTCGCTAGTGTTAAGCCGGTTTTAACATAAAAATGGCATTTCTATTCATATACCTCCGGAAGCTGTGAAATCGAACAGATGTGGGACGCAATGGAATGAGTGCCGGCTTCGAAAAGGCGGACACATCATCGGAAACCGACGGGATTTCCGCCGAGGCCGATCTGCAGACGGCGCTTTTCGATGTGGTGTGCGACAGCCTTGCGGCAGCCTTCATCATCTACGACAAGAACGATCATCTGATCTTCGCCAGCCGCCAGACGCTGGAATTTTTCCCACTGCCGCCCGAAATGCTGAAGCCCGGGACGCGGCTTCGCGATTTCCTCGGCGCGATGTACGACACCGGCATTCGCCAGCAATATGATGTGAAGCAGCGCGGCTCGCTGAGCCGCGAGGACTGGCTGTCGCAGAAAATCGCCTCGCACTGGCGCGAGCGCTTTGACTCCGTCGAGCGTCACGGGACCGACAGCTGGGTCCGTTTCGTCAAACGCCGGCTGCCGGGCGGTTACGGCGTCACCGTCATTTCCGACATTTCCGAGGACAAGAAGCGCGAAGAGCAATGGCGCTCGGATCTCGAGCGTGTGCAGCTCACCGAGGACATTCTCGACAATCTGCCGTTCCCGCTCTTCGTCAAGGACCGCAACCTCACCTATGTCGCGGTCAATCTCGCCTTCTGCGAGAAATATCAGACCACCGCCGACGAGGTGCTCGGGCGCAAGAGCGCCGATCTTTTTTCAGATGAGATCGCCAAACGCTTCGAGGAAAGCGATCGTCATGTGCTGGAGACCGGCGAGATGTCGATCTCCCGCCAGCGTCAGATCTCCCGCGACGGTATCGAGCGCGACATTGTCAGCCGCAAGCACCGCATCGGCAAGTCGGGCCGCTATTTCCTGGTGTCGACCATGCAGGACCTGCCACGCGACGGCGCCGATCTCGACGAGTTCGGTCGTGCATCGACGATCACCACTTCCAGCAATCAAAGCTATCGTCGGGCCTATGTGCCGGCGCCGAGCGCCGTCGAGCGCCGCGAGCCGGCGGCGATGGAAGCGATCGTTCCGGAGAATTTCTCTGGCCGCAAGGTCCTCGTCGTCACTGCCGACCTCGCCGCCGAGACCGCCGCACTGCGGACGCTGTCGAAATACGGTTTCGAATCCTGCTCGGTCCGCGGCGAGGACGAGGAGGAGCGGTTCCTGGAAATTGCCACCTCCTCCGGGATCTCGCTCGATCTGCTGATCATCGATAATCAGATGGGCATGCGCTGCCTCGAGCTTGCCGAGCAATACGGTATCCCGGCGCTGGTCATGGACGGCTTTCAGATCGCCAACGAGCTCACCTTCCAGATCGCCCGCCATTTCAACCGCAACAGCCGCAATAGTGGCGCCGGTGCGGATACGGATTGGGAGATCAGCATTTCCGACGACGTCGTCGGCCTGCAAGTTCTCGTCGCCGAAGACAATGATATCAACCAGATCGTTTTTTCGCAGATCCTCGAAGGCCTTGGTTATCGCCATATGATCGCGGCAACCGGCGACGAGGTCGTGCGCTTGTGGGCCGAGCACCGGCCGCAGATCGTGCTGATGGATATTTCCCTGCCGGGCTTCAACGGCTTCGAGGCCGCCCGCCTTATCCGGCAGATGGAGGAAACCGGCAGCGGAACCCGCACCCCGATCGTCGGCGTGCTTACCCAGGCCTTCGAACGAGACCGTGCCGAATGCGCCAAATCAGGCATGGACGATGTCATCATGAAACCCGTCAGCCCTGACATGCTCGAGGCTGTATTTCAGAGATACCTGATGGAAGAGGCCGTGCGAGCGCGAGGCTAGCCGTAAATAGCTGTCAACCCCTGGATTTCGGAGGGTCCAAGCGGCAAGGGCTGCTGATTTACTATCGAATTGTTAAGACATGCCGGTCATTCTCTGCGTGGCGCGGGAAAGCTCGGGTGGATAATGAAATCGGCGGAAATGGCCTTCTCGACCGTCGGTCAGAATGGGCTTCAGGCGATGGCCTATAGCGATCCGCTGACCGGATTGGGAAACCGCAATCGCATGCGGGACAAGGTCTTGCAGATCTCTTCGGAGCGCGCCAGCGATCCGGCCCCCTTCACCATCGGCATCGCCAATCTCGACAGTTTCAAACCGATCAACGATCTCTTCGGCTCGACAGCCGGCGATGAAATCCTGTGCCAGGTCGCCCATCGCCTGAGGGCCTGTATTCCTGATGGCGCGCTGGTTACCCGCCATGACGGAGATGAATTCGCTTTCGTGTTGCCGCTGATTTTCGAACGGGCGAGTGCCGAGAAATTCGGCCAGATGATCCGCGAGGTGCTGTCGGCCCCCTATGACCTCGGCGACCGCAACGTCCGTCTCTCCGCCTCCCTCGGCTTTGCCATCTACCCGTTCGCCGGAGAAGATTGCGAGGAACTGCTGAAGAGCGCCGAAACCGCACTCTACCGTTCCAAGCGCCGCGGCCGCGGCCAGGTCACCGTTTATTCGCGCGAGATCGCGCAGGAAATGAAGCGCGCAACGCAGCTGGAGCAGGCGCTCAGAAACGCCATCATCACCGACGTGATCGACGTGCATTTCCAGCCGATCGTCTCGCTCTCCAACAATCAGGTCGTCGGCTTCGAAGCGCTCGCCCGCTGGAACGATCCGGATCTCGGCTTCGTCTCGCCCGGCGTCTTCGTGCCGCTGGCCGAAGAGCGCGGCTTCATCGATGCGCTGTCGGAGGCGCTGCTGCGCAAAGCCGCCGAAGCGGCCCTTTCCTGGCCGCGCGAACTCTTCCTGTCGTTCAATCTCTCCTCGGCCCAGCTGATGGACCCGGGCACGAGCAGCAGCGTCCTGTCGATCCTCGGCCGCGTCGGTTTCGATCCGCATCGCCTCGAGCTGGAGATCACCGAGACCGCGGTCATGAGCTCTGCCGACACCGCCCACCGCATTATTGCCGATTTGCGCGCCGCCGGGGTGCGGATTTCGCTGGACGATTTCGGCACCGGCCAGTCGAGTCTCGGGCGCCTGCGCGACTTCATCTTCGACAAGATCAAGATCGATCGTGCCTTCGTGTCCCGCATCAACTCCGACCGCGCCTCCGAACACATCATCAAAGCGATCCTGACCATGTGCGAGGGCTTGGACCTGGAAGTCGTGGCGGAGGGCATCGAGGATTATGCCGAGGCGGTGAAGCTACGCACGCTCGGTTGCGGCATGGGCCAGGGCTACCATTTCGGCCGTCCGGCCGACGGTATCGCCACGCTACGCTTCCTGCACGAGAACTATTACGATCCGGCAATAGTGGAGCGTGTCAGCGCCTAACATCGTGATGTCGGCTCTGCCCCCGGATGTATAATGCACGATCGCGTTGGATTCCGACTCCGGCTTGGCAGAAAAATGGGAAGCCGTGAGTGACACCCAATAGCAGTTCTCTTTACGTCTCGGCGTCAACATCAGCGGAACAGCTGCTACCGGTTCGGTCTCGTGCGTTCTATTTCGACGAGAGCATCATGCAGTGCATCGAGTAGCACATCTGCATTCTCGCAGGTGAAAGGGAGCGGTGGCCGAATTTTGAGAACGTTACCATTTAGTCCTGAGGCACTTATCAATACACGCCGATCACGGAGCCCATTAACAACCTTCAGCGCCAGGAGGCTATCTGGCTCGCGGCTGTCCTGATTTCCTACAAACTCCAACCCGAGAAACAACCCACTGCCTCGTACATCTCCAATCGAAGTGAACGTCGCTTTCAAGCTGTTCATTCCTGCGAGCAGGTAGTCCCCTGTCTTGCGCGCGTTATGCATGAGATTTTCGTTCTTGATAACGTCAAGTACAGCCGAGGCAGCGGCCAAAGAAACGTTGTTGGCCCCAAATGTGTTGAAGTAACGTATATCCTGGCCGAAGCACTCCTGGATGTCCGACTTCATAATGGCCGCTGCGATTGGCATTCCGTTACCCATCGCCTTGCCGATTACTGCAATGTCCGGGACGACTTCGTGACGCGCAAAACCCCACATGTTTGAGCCCACTCGCCCGAAGCCGGGCTGCACCTCGTCAGCGATATAAAGTACGCCAGCTTTGTTTAGCACATCAACGACAGGTTTGAGGAAACCGGGCGGATCGGCAAAAACGCCATCCGTG
This Rhizobium sp. NZLR1 DNA region includes the following protein-coding sequences:
- a CDS encoding aspartate aminotransferase family protein, coding for MVNGFDAARLGSLPDRERKMIERRQMLLGSSYRLFYENPVHITKAKGVWLYGPDGETYLDAYNNVPSVGHCHPHVVDAISHQASQLNTHTRYLNDQILSYSERLLATFPADLDRVMYTCTGSEAVDLALRLARYYTGGTGIIITENAYHGVTASAAEISPLLGDSVPLGQHVLTVPAPDTYRANGRDVGAALAQDVAKAIGHMRRRGITPAAFIADSVFSTDGVFADPPGFLKPVVDVLNKAGVLYIADEVQPGFGRVGSNMWGFARHEVVPDIAVIGKAMGNGMPIAAAIMKSDIQECFGQDIRYFNTFGANNVSLAAASAVLDVIKNENLMHNARKTGDYLLAGMNSLKATFTSIGDVRGSGLFLGLEFVGNQDSREPDSLLALKVVNGLRDRRVLISASGLNGNVLKIRPPLPFTCENADVLLDALHDALVEIERTRPNR
- a CDS encoding response regulator, translating into MSAGFEKADTSSETDGISAEADLQTALFDVVCDSLAAAFIIYDKNDHLIFASRQTLEFFPLPPEMLKPGTRLRDFLGAMYDTGIRQQYDVKQRGSLSREDWLSQKIASHWRERFDSVERHGTDSWVRFVKRRLPGGYGVTVISDISEDKKREEQWRSDLERVQLTEDILDNLPFPLFVKDRNLTYVAVNLAFCEKYQTTADEVLGRKSADLFSDEIAKRFEESDRHVLETGEMSISRQRQISRDGIERDIVSRKHRIGKSGRYFLVSTMQDLPRDGADLDEFGRASTITTSSNQSYRRAYVPAPSAVERREPAAMEAIVPENFSGRKVLVVTADLAAETAALRTLSKYGFESCSVRGEDEEERFLEIATSSGISLDLLIIDNQMGMRCLELAEQYGIPALVMDGFQIANELTFQIARHFNRNSRNSGAGADTDWEISISDDVVGLQVLVAEDNDINQIVFSQILEGLGYRHMIAATGDEVVRLWAEHRPQIVLMDISLPGFNGFEAARLIRQMEETGSGTRTPIVGVLTQAFERDRAECAKSGMDDVIMKPVSPDMLEAVFQRYLMEEAVRARG
- a CDS encoding EAL domain-containing protein, whose amino-acid sequence is MMKSAEMAFSTVGQNGLQAMAYSDPLTGLGNRNRMRDKVLQISSERASDPAPFTIGIANLDSFKPINDLFGSTAGDEILCQVAHRLRACIPDGALVTRHDGDEFAFVLPLIFERASAEKFGQMIREVLSAPYDLGDRNVRLSASLGFAIYPFAGEDCEELLKSAETALYRSKRRGRGQVTVYSREIAQEMKRATQLEQALRNAIITDVIDVHFQPIVSLSNNQVVGFEALARWNDPDLGFVSPGVFVPLAEERGFIDALSEALLRKAAEAALSWPRELFLSFNLSSAQLMDPGTSSSVLSILGRVGFDPHRLELEITETAVMSSADTAHRIIADLRAAGVRISLDDFGTGQSSLGRLRDFIFDKIKIDRAFVSRINSDRASEHIIKAILTMCEGLDLEVVAEGIEDYAEAVKLRTLGCGMGQGYHFGRPADGIATLRFLHENYYDPAIVERVSA